Proteins encoded by one window of Brienomyrus brachyistius isolate T26 chromosome 1, BBRACH_0.4, whole genome shotgun sequence:
- the LOC125751005 gene encoding WD repeat, SAM and U-box domain-containing protein 1-like isoform X1 — translation MYSLKGSAWASRKGPGRRHVTVLHRNIEPANRDPRAKGPRRAVKMVSLVCTLQDHRDDVNWCAFSLGLLATCSTDKTVRVYSAADFSELPFSPLVGHGYAVHCCCFSPCGRFLASCSTDATTIVWSMDSGDMAAVLEHPGRSPVRVCTFAPGSSYLVSGASDGTLALWDFQSKAILKTATVGETAVVACSFTPCGQMLATGSTYGDLRLWDLYLNQLHVMKNAHDLGVACCHFAPQIQSDGQSVHFLLGSCGQDSLLKIWTVLWHRPAGCKLRLLHTLAGQSAPVLSCAFSADGQLLVSGSVDKTVAVYDAHQGLLLYTLKQHERYVTACAFSPKTALIATGSMDKTVNVWRLLDGSSEHGNEEKAVPGRRSGGCVNLLASDWSEDDVSAWLCEEGLDALVSTFKANNIDGAELLGLTKETLTTELKVDSLGLRNKLLRKVEELKMSMVCTGVPDEFLCPITREIMTDPVIAADGFSYEKDAIEGWISSRNRSSPMTNLPLQTTVLTPNRTLKLAIGRWKATQL, via the exons ATGTACAGCTTAAAGGGCAGTGCGTGGGCATCCCGCAAGGGCCCTGGGCGGCGTCACGTGACCGTCCTTCACCGGAACATCGAGCCTGCGAACCGGGATCCGCGAGCCAAG GGACCGAGGCGCGCCGTGAAAATGGTGTCCCTGGTCTGCACGCTGCAGGACCACCGCGACGACGTGAACTGGTGCGCCTTCTCCCTCGGCCTCCTGGCCACCTGCTCCACGGACAAGACGGTGCGCGTTTACTCGGCCGCCGACTTCTCCGAGCTGCCCTTCTCGCCGCTCGTCGGCCATGGCTACGCCGTGCACTGCTGCTGCTTCAGCCCCTGCGGCCGCTTCCTGGCGTCCTGCTCCACGGACGCCACCACCATAGTCTGGAGCATGGACAGCGGCGACATGGCCGCGGTGCTCGAGCATCCCGGGCGCAGTCCCGTCAGGGTTTGCACTTTTGCCCCGGGCTCTTCGTACCTGGTGTCCGGCGCCTCGGACGGAACACTGGCGCTCTGGGACTTCCAGTCCAAGGCAATACTCAA GACAGCAACTGTGGGCGAGACAGCTGTGGTGGCCTGCAGCTTCACTCCATGTGGCCAGATGTTGGCTACTGGGTCCACCTATGGGGACCTCCGGCTGTGGGACCTGTATCTCAACCAGCTCCATGTAATGAAGAATGCCCATGATCTGGGGGTAGCCTGCTGCCATTTTGCTCCTCAGATCCAGAGTG ATGGCcaatctgtgcactttcttttGGGATCCTGTGGACAGGACAGCCTGCTGAAGATATGGACCGTATTGTGGCACAGGCCAGCAG GCTGTAAGCTGCGTCTCCTGCACACACTGGCGGGGCAGTCGGCACCGGTGCTGTCCTGCGCCTTTTCTGCTGATGGGCAGCTACTTGTGTCGGG TTCGGTGGATAAAACTGTGGCAGTTTATGATGCG CACCAAGGGCTCCTGCTCTACACTCTGAAGCAGCATGAGAG GTACGTGACGGCCTGCGCCTTCTCGCCGAAGACGGCCCTGATCGCCACCGGCTCCATGGATAAGACTGTGAACGTCTGGAGGCTGCTGGACGGGAGCAGTGAGCATG GGAATGAGGAAAAGGCCGTTCCTG GGAGGAGATCCGGGGGCTGTGTGAATCTGCTGGCGAGTGACTGGTCAGAAGACGACGTCTCAGCCTGGCTGTGTGAGGAGGGGCTGGATGCGCTGGTCAGCACCTTTAAGGCCAACAATATCGACGGGGCCGAGCTCCTTGGCCTGACGAAGGAGACCCTGACCACGGAGCTCAAAGTCG ATTCTCTTGGCCTACGCAACAAGTTGTTGAGGAAGGTGGAGGAGCTGAAGATGTCCATGGTCTGTACAGGTGTCCCTGATGAGTTTCTGTGTCCAATCACCCGCGAGATTATGACGGATCCTGTCATAGCAGCAG ATGGGTTTTCCTATGAGAAGGATGCGATTGAAGGTTGGATCAGCAGCAGAAATCGTTCCAGTCCCATGACAAACTTGCCTCTGCAAACCACAGTGCTGACTCCAAACAGGACACTCAAGCTGGCCATTGGTCGCTGGAAGGCCACTCAACTATAG
- the LOC125751005 gene encoding WD repeat, SAM and U-box domain-containing protein 1-like isoform X2, protein MYSLKGSAWASRKGPGRRHVTVLHRNIEPANRDPRAKGPRRAVKMVSLVCTLQDHRDDVNWCAFSLGLLATCSTDKTVRVYSAADFSELPFSPLVGHGYAVHCCCFSPCGRFLASCSTDATTIVWSMDSGDMAAVLEHPGRSPVRVCTFAPGSSYLVSGASDGTLALWDFQSKAILKTATVGETAVVACSFTPCGQMLATGSTYGDLRLWDLYLNQLHVMKNAHDLGVACCHFAPQIQSDGQSVHFLLGSCGQDSLLKIWTVLWHRPAGCKLRLLHTLAGQSAPVLSCAFSADGQLLVSGSVDKTVAVYDAHQGLLLYTLKQHERYVTACAFSPKTALIATGSMDKTVNVWRLLDGSSEHGRRSGGCVNLLASDWSEDDVSAWLCEEGLDALVSTFKANNIDGAELLGLTKETLTTELKVDSLGLRNKLLRKVEELKMSMVCTGVPDEFLCPITREIMTDPVIAADGFSYEKDAIEGWISSRNRSSPMTNLPLQTTVLTPNRTLKLAIGRWKATQL, encoded by the exons ATGTACAGCTTAAAGGGCAGTGCGTGGGCATCCCGCAAGGGCCCTGGGCGGCGTCACGTGACCGTCCTTCACCGGAACATCGAGCCTGCGAACCGGGATCCGCGAGCCAAG GGACCGAGGCGCGCCGTGAAAATGGTGTCCCTGGTCTGCACGCTGCAGGACCACCGCGACGACGTGAACTGGTGCGCCTTCTCCCTCGGCCTCCTGGCCACCTGCTCCACGGACAAGACGGTGCGCGTTTACTCGGCCGCCGACTTCTCCGAGCTGCCCTTCTCGCCGCTCGTCGGCCATGGCTACGCCGTGCACTGCTGCTGCTTCAGCCCCTGCGGCCGCTTCCTGGCGTCCTGCTCCACGGACGCCACCACCATAGTCTGGAGCATGGACAGCGGCGACATGGCCGCGGTGCTCGAGCATCCCGGGCGCAGTCCCGTCAGGGTTTGCACTTTTGCCCCGGGCTCTTCGTACCTGGTGTCCGGCGCCTCGGACGGAACACTGGCGCTCTGGGACTTCCAGTCCAAGGCAATACTCAA GACAGCAACTGTGGGCGAGACAGCTGTGGTGGCCTGCAGCTTCACTCCATGTGGCCAGATGTTGGCTACTGGGTCCACCTATGGGGACCTCCGGCTGTGGGACCTGTATCTCAACCAGCTCCATGTAATGAAGAATGCCCATGATCTGGGGGTAGCCTGCTGCCATTTTGCTCCTCAGATCCAGAGTG ATGGCcaatctgtgcactttcttttGGGATCCTGTGGACAGGACAGCCTGCTGAAGATATGGACCGTATTGTGGCACAGGCCAGCAG GCTGTAAGCTGCGTCTCCTGCACACACTGGCGGGGCAGTCGGCACCGGTGCTGTCCTGCGCCTTTTCTGCTGATGGGCAGCTACTTGTGTCGGG TTCGGTGGATAAAACTGTGGCAGTTTATGATGCG CACCAAGGGCTCCTGCTCTACACTCTGAAGCAGCATGAGAG GTACGTGACGGCCTGCGCCTTCTCGCCGAAGACGGCCCTGATCGCCACCGGCTCCATGGATAAGACTGTGAACGTCTGGAGGCTGCTGGACGGGAGCAGTGAGCATG GGAGGAGATCCGGGGGCTGTGTGAATCTGCTGGCGAGTGACTGGTCAGAAGACGACGTCTCAGCCTGGCTGTGTGAGGAGGGGCTGGATGCGCTGGTCAGCACCTTTAAGGCCAACAATATCGACGGGGCCGAGCTCCTTGGCCTGACGAAGGAGACCCTGACCACGGAGCTCAAAGTCG ATTCTCTTGGCCTACGCAACAAGTTGTTGAGGAAGGTGGAGGAGCTGAAGATGTCCATGGTCTGTACAGGTGTCCCTGATGAGTTTCTGTGTCCAATCACCCGCGAGATTATGACGGATCCTGTCATAGCAGCAG ATGGGTTTTCCTATGAGAAGGATGCGATTGAAGGTTGGATCAGCAGCAGAAATCGTTCCAGTCCCATGACAAACTTGCCTCTGCAAACCACAGTGCTGACTCCAAACAGGACACTCAAGCTGGCCATTGGTCGCTGGAAGGCCACTCAACTATAG
- the LOC125751005 gene encoding WD repeat, SAM and U-box domain-containing protein 1-like isoform X3, whose translation MVSLVCTLQDHRDDVNWCAFSLGLLATCSTDKTVRVYSAADFSELPFSPLVGHGYAVHCCCFSPCGRFLASCSTDATTIVWSMDSGDMAAVLEHPGRSPVRVCTFAPGSSYLVSGASDGTLALWDFQSKAILKTATVGETAVVACSFTPCGQMLATGSTYGDLRLWDLYLNQLHVMKNAHDLGVACCHFAPQIQSDGQSVHFLLGSCGQDSLLKIWTVLWHRPAGCKLRLLHTLAGQSAPVLSCAFSADGQLLVSGSVDKTVAVYDAHQGLLLYTLKQHERYVTACAFSPKTALIATGSMDKTVNVWRLLDGSSEHGNEEKAVPGRRSGGCVNLLASDWSEDDVSAWLCEEGLDALVSTFKANNIDGAELLGLTKETLTTELKVDSLGLRNKLLRKVEELKMSMVCTGVPDEFLCPITREIMTDPVIAADGFSYEKDAIEGWISSRNRSSPMTNLPLQTTVLTPNRTLKLAIGRWKATQL comes from the exons ATGGTGTCCCTGGTCTGCACGCTGCAGGACCACCGCGACGACGTGAACTGGTGCGCCTTCTCCCTCGGCCTCCTGGCCACCTGCTCCACGGACAAGACGGTGCGCGTTTACTCGGCCGCCGACTTCTCCGAGCTGCCCTTCTCGCCGCTCGTCGGCCATGGCTACGCCGTGCACTGCTGCTGCTTCAGCCCCTGCGGCCGCTTCCTGGCGTCCTGCTCCACGGACGCCACCACCATAGTCTGGAGCATGGACAGCGGCGACATGGCCGCGGTGCTCGAGCATCCCGGGCGCAGTCCCGTCAGGGTTTGCACTTTTGCCCCGGGCTCTTCGTACCTGGTGTCCGGCGCCTCGGACGGAACACTGGCGCTCTGGGACTTCCAGTCCAAGGCAATACTCAA GACAGCAACTGTGGGCGAGACAGCTGTGGTGGCCTGCAGCTTCACTCCATGTGGCCAGATGTTGGCTACTGGGTCCACCTATGGGGACCTCCGGCTGTGGGACCTGTATCTCAACCAGCTCCATGTAATGAAGAATGCCCATGATCTGGGGGTAGCCTGCTGCCATTTTGCTCCTCAGATCCAGAGTG ATGGCcaatctgtgcactttcttttGGGATCCTGTGGACAGGACAGCCTGCTGAAGATATGGACCGTATTGTGGCACAGGCCAGCAG GCTGTAAGCTGCGTCTCCTGCACACACTGGCGGGGCAGTCGGCACCGGTGCTGTCCTGCGCCTTTTCTGCTGATGGGCAGCTACTTGTGTCGGG TTCGGTGGATAAAACTGTGGCAGTTTATGATGCG CACCAAGGGCTCCTGCTCTACACTCTGAAGCAGCATGAGAG GTACGTGACGGCCTGCGCCTTCTCGCCGAAGACGGCCCTGATCGCCACCGGCTCCATGGATAAGACTGTGAACGTCTGGAGGCTGCTGGACGGGAGCAGTGAGCATG GGAATGAGGAAAAGGCCGTTCCTG GGAGGAGATCCGGGGGCTGTGTGAATCTGCTGGCGAGTGACTGGTCAGAAGACGACGTCTCAGCCTGGCTGTGTGAGGAGGGGCTGGATGCGCTGGTCAGCACCTTTAAGGCCAACAATATCGACGGGGCCGAGCTCCTTGGCCTGACGAAGGAGACCCTGACCACGGAGCTCAAAGTCG ATTCTCTTGGCCTACGCAACAAGTTGTTGAGGAAGGTGGAGGAGCTGAAGATGTCCATGGTCTGTACAGGTGTCCCTGATGAGTTTCTGTGTCCAATCACCCGCGAGATTATGACGGATCCTGTCATAGCAGCAG ATGGGTTTTCCTATGAGAAGGATGCGATTGAAGGTTGGATCAGCAGCAGAAATCGTTCCAGTCCCATGACAAACTTGCCTCTGCAAACCACAGTGCTGACTCCAAACAGGACACTCAAGCTGGCCATTGGTCGCTGGAAGGCCACTCAACTATAG